A part of Ziziphus jujuba cultivar Dongzao chromosome 8, ASM3175591v1 genomic DNA contains:
- the LOC132804998 gene encoding uncharacterized protein LOC132804998 — translation MAGDEQPRSLPPKMEMNSPFFLGTGDRPGDFITPTCLRGDNYDDWASDIQLALEARRKFEFLEGTITGPQPPYTQSDWNTVNAMLVSWITNTIDPETSIAKCEQPKSMSVTTYYGKLNVLWEELFKHEPLISCNCCSSCTAASLHQARREQGKLHDFLMGLNTDLYAQLRTNILSQDPLPSLDRAYQLVIQDERVRLAKTVSEDKPAEVLGFAVRTGAGRGRGKMERPVCSHCKKTGHESSTCWSLVAYPHCHKHCHDKNHCYEIVGYPEGWSDQNKADGGAGRSRQLAGRGRGSARANAASSTIGASSTKSSPDQLFTPEQWQALAGLIGNAQVPDDRLNGKFDTKSWIIDTGATHHVTGDLSWLFDTMALFECPVGLPNGESVVATQSGSVRLSDKITLKNDHTRELIGTGVRRDGLYYFGGAEGDSVQHVSVHNAASTLELWHKRMGHPSEKVVKLLPPVSNLKDRQFSQTVKVVQSDNGTEFQCLLDYFSATGILFQTSCVGTPQQNGRIERKHKHILNVGRALRFQATLPIYFWGESVLAAAHLINRTPSPLLHNKTPFEILFGTPPSYEAIHTFGCLSFAHDQKSKGDKFASRSRKCVFLGYPFGKKGWKLFDLDKKEFFVSRDVKFFEDVFPFGNPGAVNIIPDNIVPTVNVGIDSDFADFVDDDADLPHPQAQTPTPNLIHPEPQTHQDPAPHFDTTPLLFVFSPNSVTVLL, via the exons ATGGCCGGCGATGAACAACCACGATCGCTGCCACCTAAAATGGAGATGAATTCACCTTTTTTTCTCGGCACAGGAGACCGACCAGGGGACTTCATCACTCCCACTTGCTTACGCGGAGACAATTACGATGATTGGGCTTCAGATATTCAATTAGCATTGGAGGCACGCCGCAAGTTCGAATTTCTGGAAGGCACTATCACCGGACCGCAACCTCCATATACCCAATCTGATTGGAACACCGTCAATGCAATGTTGGTTTCTTGGATTACAAACACAATCGATCCAGAG ACTTCAATTGCTAAGTGTGAGCAACCAAAATCTATGTCTGTTACAACTTACTATGGCAAACTGAATGTATTATGGGAGGAATTATTTAAGCATGAACCGCTAATTTCTTGCAATTGTTGTTCGTCTTGTACTGCTGCATCATTGCACCAAGCAAGACGTGAACAAGGAAAATTACATGACTTCTTGATGGGACTCAATACTGATTTGTACGCTCAATTACGAACCAATATTCTTTCTCAAGATCCTTTGCCTTCGCTTGATCGAGCATACCAACTAGTGATACAGGATGAGCGTGTGCGGCTTGCCAAGACAGTCTCAGAAGACAAGCCAGCAGAGGTTCTTGGCTTTGCTGTCCGTACCGGCGCTGGAAGAGGACGGGGAAAAATGGAGAGGCCCGTGTGTAGCCACTGCAAGAAGACGGGGCATGAATCTTCAACTTGTTGGTCCCTCGTTGCTTATCCTCATTGTCACAAGCATTGCCATGACAAAAATCATTGCTATGAAATAGTGGGATATCCCGAGGGGTGGTCGGATCAAAACAAGGCTGATGGGGGTGCTGGCCGTAGTCGTCAGCTGGCTGGTCGTGGGCGTGGTTCAGCTCGTGCTAATGCGGCCAGTAGTACAATTGGAGCATCCTCTACTAAAAGTTCTCCCGATCAACTCTTCACACCCGAACAATGGCAAGCTCTTGCGGGGTTAATTGGTAATGCTCAAGTTCCGGATGACAGGTTGAACGGTAAGTTTGACACGAAGTCATGGATCATTGACACCGGGGCAACTCATCATGTGACCGGTGATTTGTCTTGGTTATTTGATACTATGGCGTTGTTTGAGTGTCCGGTTGGACTTCCTAATGGTGAATCTGTTGTTGCGACCCAATCCGGTTCAGTTCGATTGTCGGATAAAATCACTCTTAAAAAC GACCACACCAGGGAGCTGATTGGAACGGGAGTTAGGCGAGATGGACTTTACTACTTCGGCGGAGCTGAAGGTGATTCGGTACAACATGTTTCTGTCCACAACGCAGCATCGACTTTGGAGTTGTGGCACAAAAGGATGGGACACCCTTCAGAGAAAGTAGTGAAGTTACTTCCTCCAGTTAGCAACCTTAAGG ATCGACAATTTTCTCAAACAGTGAAAGTTGTTCAAAGTGATAATGGTACAGAATTTCAATGCCTACTTGACTATTTTTCTGCAACTGGTATTTTATTCCAAACTTCATGTGTGGGTACCCCGCAACAAAATGGGAGGATTGAGAGAAAACAcaagcatattttaaatgtgGGGCGGGCATTACGCTTTCAAGCAACTTTGcctatttatttttggggagaAAGTGTTCTTGCCGCAGCTCATTTAATCAACCGCACTCCCTCTCCTTTGTTACACAATAAAACACCATTCGAAATCCTGTTTGGCACCCCTCCTTCATATGAGGCAATTCACACCTTTGGTTGTCTTAGTTTTGCTCATGATCAAAAATCCAAAGGTGACAAATTTGCAAGTCGAAGTCGAAAATGTGTGTTTTTGGGTTACCCGTTTGGAAAGAAGGGGTGGAAGTTGTTTGATTTGgataaaaaggaattttttgttTCTCGTGATGTCAAGTTCTTTGAGGATGTCTTTCCGTTTGGTAACCCGGGTGCTGTCAATATTATTCCGGATAATATTGTGCCTACGGTAAATGTTGGAATTGATAGTGATTTTGCTGattttgttgatgatgatgcTGATTTGCCTCACCCACAAGCCCAAACACCAACTCCCAATCTCATCCACCCTGAACCCCAAACCCACCAAGATCCGGCGCCCCATTTTGATACTACACcattgctatttgttttttctcccaattccgtaacagtTCTGCTATGA
- the LOC125421342 gene encoding probable disease resistance protein At1g61310, with amino-acid sequence MGSISWLASWYKLGRKAQEMGETVVKLKGKIDFDHISFSPRLQSHFENKDYLRSVTREKFVDEIMEELGDTNIRTIGLHGMPGVGKTTLVKEIARKALKEYPRLFNDLVIVTISQTPDLENIQQRIAERLDLELKKKMISERALEIRHRLKDENKFLIVVDDVWSELKLEDVGIAFENDQKGCKILITSRFV; translated from the coding sequence ATGGGGTCCATTTCATGGTTGGCTTCATGGTACAAACTGGGTAGAAAGGCCCAGGAGATGGGAGAGACCGTTGTTAAACTCAAAGGCAAGATCGACTTTGATCACATTTCGTTCAGTCCAAGACTCCAAAgtcattttgaaaataaagattATCTAAGATCTGTCACAAGAGAGAAATTTGTGGATGAAATAATGGAGGAGTTGGGAGACACTAATATCAGAACGATtggattgcatggaatgcctggTGTAGGAAAAACCACTCTTGTTAAAGAAATTGCTAGAAAGGCCTTAAAAGAATATCCGAGGTTATTTAATGATTTAGTTATTGTTACTATATCACAAACTCCGGACCTTGAAAATATTCAACAACGTATTGCAGAAAGGCTAGATCTagagttgaaaaagaaaatgatatctGAAAGAGCACTTGAGATACGACATCGATTGAAGGATGAAAATAAGTTTCTCATAGTTGTAGATGATGTATGGAGTGAACTAAAACTTGAGGATGTTGGAATAGCTTTTGAAAATGATCAGAAGGGGTGTAAGATTTTGATTACCTCGAGATTTGTATGA
- the LOC132804999 gene encoding putative disease resistance protein At3g15700, which produces MEDLVDEAKRKGDEIDDDVKVWLSEVDGKITEVEEKYFGAEDTTEMKCTFKGSFSYLASWYKLGKMAKEMGESVVKLKGRINFGHISFRSKLQSHFENKDYLRSVTREEFVDEIMEELGDANIKTIGLHEMPGVGKTTLVKEITRKALKDDLRLFNDAVIVTISQTLDLEKIQQHIAERLDLELKKK; this is translated from the coding sequence atggaggATTTGGTGGATGAAGCTAAAAGAAAAGGTGATGAAATTGATGATGATGTTAAGGTCTGGCTAAGTGAAGTGGATGGCAAAATCACTGaagttgaagaaaaatattttggagcGGAAGACACAACGGAGATGAAGTGTACTTTCAAGGGGTCCTTTTCATACTTGGCTTCATGGTATAAACTAGGTAAAATGGCCAAGGAGATGGGAGAGTCCGTTGTTAAACTCAAAGGCAGGATCAACTTTGGTCACATTTCGTTCCGTTCGAAACTCCAAAgtcattttgaaaataaagattATCTAAGATCTGTCACAAGAGAGGAATTTGTGGATGAAATAATGGAGGAGTTGGGAGATGCTAATATCAAAACAATTGGATTGCATGAAATGCCTGGTGTAGGCAAAACCACTCTTGTTAAAGAAATTACTAGAAAGGCCTTAAAAGACGATCTGAGGTTATTCAATGATGCAGTTATTGTTACTATATCACAAACTCTGGACCTTGAAAAGATTCAACAACATATTGCAGAAAGGCTAGATCTAGAGTTGAAAAAGAAATGA